The following coding sequences are from one Pseudalkalibacillus hwajinpoensis window:
- a CDS encoding GNAT family N-acetyltransferase — translation MEIRKAVVDDALAIANVHVSSWRTTYRTLISEDYLNSLDVQIREARWRKGIEDGSIIFVAVEEGEIIGFANGGKNRSSAYKFDGELYAIYLLEEAQGKGVGKQLLCSVAKHLRSESYQSMLVWVLNGNPASQFYESFHPLQIAVEETEIAGKTFKETGFGWKDLNELIGFCS, via the coding sequence ATGGAAATCAGAAAAGCGGTCGTAGATGATGCTTTAGCGATAGCAAATGTTCATGTAAGCAGCTGGAGAACGACTTACCGTACGCTTATCTCAGAAGACTATTTGAATTCATTAGACGTTCAAATACGGGAGGCTCGTTGGCGGAAAGGAATTGAAGATGGAAGTATTATCTTTGTAGCAGTCGAAGAAGGGGAAATAATAGGATTTGCGAATGGCGGAAAAAATAGATCGTCTGCTTACAAATTCGATGGAGAGCTTTATGCAATATACCTTCTTGAAGAAGCACAGGGAAAGGGAGTTGGCAAACAACTCCTGTGCTCGGTAGCTAAACATCTTAGAAGCGAATCTTATCAGTCTATGCTTGTTTGGGTACTGAACGGAAACCCTGCTTCTCAATTCTACGAAAGCTTTCATCCACTTCAAATTGCCGTGGAAGAAACAGAAATTGCAGGTAAAACATTTAAAGAAACCGGCTTTGGTTGGAAAGACCTGAATGAATTAATTGGATTTTGTA
- a CDS encoding alpha/beta fold hydrolase — translation MKKIIIEIDGSYVHGFEWGDRSQPTVILLHGLTNNALGFSEMAEGLKDSFHLISIDLPGHGETPPFNEDKSYSFEFLTEWLHKVCTSLSDVPVWLIGHSWGAALALQYSSQFSKMVKGIVMIDGGYLHSSDDPSLTLEELLEQMSQWVVENHYRKLEEYEQKKKREIGRWSKDLEQMVHRDMEERKNGVALRASDSTVRAIMESLYQEPCKEIFHMVNVPIYLLRATLPVADETNRKHAANVMRNEVKGECRIDAIPQTGHVLHWQKPKEALYMVERWLKEQTKQKGHTQGPE, via the coding sequence ATGAAAAAAATCATAATAGAAATAGATGGCAGTTATGTTCATGGGTTTGAATGGGGAGATAGGAGTCAGCCAACTGTCATTCTTCTTCACGGTTTAACGAACAATGCACTTGGTTTTAGTGAGATGGCAGAAGGTCTTAAGGATTCCTTTCATCTAATCTCGATTGATCTACCAGGCCATGGTGAGACGCCTCCATTTAATGAAGATAAAAGTTATTCTTTTGAATTTCTAACAGAGTGGCTTCATAAGGTTTGTACATCATTAAGTGACGTACCAGTCTGGCTCATTGGGCATTCGTGGGGAGCAGCTCTGGCACTTCAATATAGTAGTCAATTCTCTAAAATGGTAAAAGGTATCGTGATGATTGATGGCGGTTATCTTCATTCTTCTGATGATCCGTCACTAACGCTTGAAGAACTTCTAGAACAAATGTCTCAATGGGTGGTAGAAAATCATTACAGAAAATTGGAAGAATATGAACAAAAGAAGAAAAGGGAAATCGGAAGGTGGAGCAAGGATTTAGAGCAAATGGTACATAGGGATATGGAGGAAAGAAAAAATGGCGTAGCCTTAAGGGCTAGTGATAGTACAGTAAGAGCGATTATGGAGTCCCTCTATCAAGAACCATGCAAAGAAATTTTTCATATGGTAAATGTTCCTATCTATCTCCTAAGGGCAACACTTCCTGTAGCAGATGAAACTAATAGAAAGCATGCAGCAAACGTGATGCGGAATGAAGTGAAAGGTGAATGTAGAATTGACGCTATTCCACAGACAGGTCATGTTCTACATTGGCAAAAACCTAAAGAAGCTTTATATATGGTAGAGAGATGGTTAAAGGAGCAGACAAAGCAAAAGGGCCATACGCAAGGCCCTGAATAA